A part of Entelurus aequoreus isolate RoL-2023_Sb linkage group LG10, RoL_Eaeq_v1.1, whole genome shotgun sequence genomic DNA contains:
- the LOC133658282 gene encoding uncharacterized protein LOC133658282 — protein sequence MLITMLTAMYVMVRVVESIGVRLASQQEPLPYMVSQPLPWQVHSVSHSRRSSRADEFDGYRRNSMGVFRKLSSASNGTCSVEPTLPPLSPVEVKAASTIQTHFRKFQQKKHKNGK from the exons ATGTTGATCACCATGCTAACAGCCATGTACGTCATGGTCAGAGTCGTAGAATCG ATAGGGGTGCGCTTGGCCAGCCAACAAGAACCGCTGCCTTATATGGTGTCCCAGCCTTTACCTTGGCAGGTGCACTCTGTGTCGCACAGCCGCAGGAGCAGCAGAGCAGACGAG tttgatGGCTATAGAAGAAACAGCATGGGCGTGTTTAGAAAGC TCTCCAGCGCCAGTAACGGCACATGCAGCGTGGAGCCCACCTTACCGCCCCTCAGCCCCGTGGAGGTGAAGGCGGCCTCCACCATCCAGACCCATTTCAGAAAGTTCCAGCAGAAGAAGCACAAGAACGGCAAGTAG
- the si:dkey-202l22.6 gene encoding interferon-induced very large GTPase 1 — MSIKLAKRLSSKRNKLLKDHAKYDLLIKLGLQGFYPSQLEPASILDLSTWTLENQDPQEPKDLPQSFLQRLWLLCPNARCPSCKALSNFNGTADCGGVSPCASVSHLDVVSAVFMCASTFLQQEMIVRMMQCQFAVPLILPPMDAEEASSFLLWPLRGVVRQWRIKESVQDAVLASTFMPMITCVRLGSCSISKSEVLNHVIGGETFLHRGMQAGEPPRRLSNGLVEIGWYLPSGDPNGDTFPVPVILSNLRGDASKHEKCLFLLCQASSAVFVFCESPKEKEKQLLASCKDITTKLFLIDLSQTETSEDRIVGFLDQDLKEELGLPDGSVLSGSSLNAENLKLVLCDAIKHSLPDLSLTTLEAVAKLAAEQGFHCDEETICKKAMDKADEVLKHLEMGPALFREKELPLQGASWSRLAQIGKEESKKKQQADPVLQKEKEDILVSLSSYEMTQSMKIFTEAILSTDKAERTYFLCWMRVKLRLLQMQQQINLKDLLIKQKTDENSDIPEQTEFQKGANDASNNSFYTDSTFEDEEVKPRIDIYLELPNSEKEVSLKHKSQTEKDGESESLHLSSEKVSVATEEILDISLSGVLKENGTLGIHCNDETFSTEQEMNQNASINCLEVTSSEPIQPIPFFLGLEHFLREMGLIFELTHIHSHKVPRFPNVAADLLLNGIPLELMDGDASNVPMHWVGCVFAEVKRRLPRERFRTLTSLGVHHARNAEILSALFSVKFPCEFPRSTRGVYIVALRLSPELKNKLNCDYLMVIDVEGLCSISPDPENNSQIHDNEMATVATGLSDVLLQNIYSRTVSEFEASLTIAVNALLRIKEGGSMPICKVLVRDEGIHTILEGTQLKRVSAILQKRETDNAVTHNAKTKGSVRYIKPWYNEPLSVDPHHSEALLTIKRTLFGALKKAAAQSQTTLPEFIIRLSSVWEAVKAESFSVSLQETDVAFAFSIFCTELSQWENERMEHMECWIKNTTKRIACTKPDALDLYSQNDLLCQLKDEARKEVKVEINTHQAKVEAHLMGNKKLKGYIKMLKPIFMNSINELQERLTKATIQRLDRINENHSYYSQQNKMDIALENEQNSKLHSLLECSKSKKHLFEDKQLEEEFEDVWNNAMSTFDFRLSEKEDITKRVMIILKENLIRHGLQKHLNKIVGIGQNQTTCFRVDGQYFGYRNRIKHMFEDKNHPHRVKAQELALNIIEQYKQFVAEKARLLQHFSDSAITELLEIIDKALTETPLETRTVFEVDLKVFLCNAACNDFQKLHDRYDKDAELLMSINAKKSKLMAEFIYQFRKRDHSRRLAHRFLTEVIMPTVMDYIYKPLGMQIVEEIQSTSPEYLSPQAFHKCLLEELIKEDKFENFMDYLFSYDTIRQRRIQEKVAAHLLESNMNTRRLERLGEIIGKMAAAISQMAEGTIGVLSDTKPLLERVCLILEADGDVCVPWEFLNGPLYSITTEWDPFITCLMELLAGLRLELAQDFSQNVESKQLLQCLPIQPSDLLFSKVKGCDARCPMCKTPCELKKSGHHVHESSIHRPKYLCPSTYLFQSSSLESTTPADKDPQDVAVACCMLNALHPEWNLSSEKTPSPYWRYVLVRVNEKFAKEYKQQPARIPEEWKMITQKEALDSLRDDVLLDEQP; from the exons ATGTCGATCAAACTTGCAAAGAGGCTAAGCAGCAAAAGAAATA AGCTCCTAAAGGACCATGCCAAGTATGATCTTCTCATCAAGCTTGGCCTGCAGGGTTTCTATCCTTCTCAACTGGAACCAGCATCAATACTGGACCTTAGTACATGGACCTTGGAGAACCAAGACCCCCAAGAACCAAAGGATCTGCCACAATCATTTCTTCAAAGGCTTTGGCTGCTTTGTCCAAATGCTCGTTGTCCTTCATGCAAAGCTCTTTCAAATTTTAATGGCACTGCTGATTGTGGAGGAGTGAGTCCTTGTGCCTCAGTCAGTCATCTTGATGTCGTGTCAGCTGTCTTTATGTGTGCCAGCACTTTCCTCCAGCAGGAGATGATTGTGCGCATGATGCAATGCCAGTTTGCTGTGCCCTTGATACTTCCTCCCATGGATGCAGAAGAGGCAAGTAGCTTCCTCCTTTGGCCTTTGAGAGGTGTTGTGAGACAATGGAGGATTAAAGAAAGTGTCCAAGACGCAGTTTTAGCAAGCACGTTCATGCCAATGATCACATGTGTTAGGCTTGGTAGCTGCAGTATCTCCAAGTCTGAGGTGCTAAACCACGTCATCGGTGGTGAAACATTTCTTCACAGAGGAATGCAAGCGGGAGAACCACCTCGAAGGCTCTCCAACGGTCTTGTGGAAATCGGATGGTATCTTCCCAGTGGCGACCCTAACGGAGACACTTTTCCTGTGCCAGTGATTTTGTCTAACCTACGAGGAGATGCAAGCAAGCATGAAAAATGCCTCTTCCTCCTCTGCCAGGCATCTTCAGCTGTTTTTGTTTTCTGTGAAAGTCCAAAGGAAAAAGAGAAGCAACTACTCGCCTCCTGCAAGGACATTACCACCAAGCTCTTTTTGATTGACCTCTCACAGACTGAGACCAGTGAGGACAGAATTGTGGGATTTCTTGATCAGGACCTCAAGGAGGAGCTAGGTCTTCCTGATGGATCCGTCCTATCGGgaagttctttgaatgcagagaACCTTAAATTAGTACTGTGTGATGCTATTAAACATTCACTACCAGACCTGAGCCTTACAACACTGGAGGCAGTTGCCAAGTTAGCAGCGGAGCAGGGGTTTCATTGTGATGAAGAGACAATCTGCAAAAAGGCAATGGACAAAGCAGATGAAGTTTTGAAACATCTAGAGATGGGACCTGCCCTTTTTAGGGAGAAAGAGTTGCCTTTGCAGGGAGCTTCGTGGAGCAGGTTGGCTCAAATTGGCAAagaggaaagtaaaaaaaaacaacaagctgATCCTGTATTGCAAAAAGAAAAGGAAGACATCTTGGTGAGTTTGAGTAGCTACGAAATGACTCAATCAATGAAGATCTTTACAGAAGCGATTTTAAGCACTGATAAAGCAGAGAGGACATATTTCCTCTGTTGGATGAGGGTGAAACTTAgactgttgcaaatgcaacagCAAATCAATCTAAAAGATCTTCTGATAAAGCAGAAGACAGACGAGAACAGTGACATTCCTGAACAAACTGAGTTTCAAAAAGGAGCCAATGATGCTAGCAATAATAGTTTTTACACAGATTCAACGTTTGAGGATGAGGAAGTCAAGCCGCGTATAGATATTTATCTGGAATTACCCAATTCAGAGAAAGAAGTAAGCTTGAAGCACAAGTCGCAAACTGAAAAAGACGGCGAATCAGAGAGTCTGCACTTGTCAAGCGAAAAAGTGTCTGTAGCCACTGAAGAGATTCTTGACATCTCTTTAAGCGGCGTGCTCAAAGAAAATGGAACCTTAGGCATTCACTGCAATGACGAGACTTTTTCTACTGAACAGGAAATGAACCAAAATGCTTCCATCAACTGTCTGGAAGTAACGTCTTCAGAACCAATTCAACCCATTCCCTTTTTTCTGGGCCTTGAGCACTTTTTGCGCGAAATGGGCCTCATTTTTGAACTCACCCACATTCACAGCCACAAAGTGCCACGATTTCCAAATGTTGCTGCTGATTTGCTCCTCAATGGGATACCTTTGGAACTCATGGATGGGGACGCCTCAAACGTTCCCATGCACTGGGTAGGCTGCGTCTTTGCAGAGGTCAAACGGCGTCTTCCCCGAGAGCGCTTTAGGACGCTAACGAGCCTCGGAGTGCATCATGCAAGGAATGCTGAGATTCTCTCAGCGTTGTTTAGCGTGAAATTCCCATGTGAATTTCCAAGATCTACAAGAGGGGTGTACATAGTTGCCCTACGGTTGTCGCCTGAGCTCAAAAATAAGCTTAACTGTGATTATCTAATGGTAATTGACGTTGAGGGTCTTTGCTCAATTTCCCCAGATCCTGAAAACAACTCTCAGATCCATGATAATGAGATGGCGACTGTTGCAACAGGACTCAGTGATGTCTTGTTACAAAACATCTACTCACGTACAGTATCTGAGTTTGAGGCGAGCCTCACTATTGCAGTTAATGCTCTGCTACGCATCAAAGAAGGTGGCTCCATGCCCATCTGCAAAGTGTTGGTCCGAGATGAAGGAATTCATACCATATTAGAAGGTACGCAGTTAAAACGTGTATCAGCCATTCTACAGAAAAGAGAGACTGATAATGCAGTAACACACAACGCAAAGACCAAAGGATCAGTCCGCTATATCAAGCCTTGGTACAATGAGCCTCTCTCAGTTGATCCACATCATAGTGAAGCTCTCTTGACAATAAAGCGTACCCTCTTTGGGGCCCTGAAGAAGGCTGCAGCTCAGTCACAAACTACCTTACCTGAATTCATAATCCGTCTGAGTTCGGTTTGGGAGGCCGTCAAAGCAGAATCCTTCTCTGTTAGTCTACAAGAAACAGACGTGGCCTTCGCCTTCTCTATATTTTGTACAGAGCTTTCTCAGTGGGAGAATGAACGAATGGAACACATGGAATGCTGGATTAAGAACACAACAAAAAGAATCGCCTGCACTAAGCCAGATGCTTTGGATCTTTACAGCCAAAATGACCTCCTGTGTCAACTAAAGGATGAAGCCAGAAAGGAGGTCAAAGTCGAAATAAATACACACCAGGCAAAAGTGGAAGCCCATTTGATGGGAAACAAAAAGCTGAAAGGCTACATTAAAATGCTTAAACCAATCTTCATGAATAGCATAAATGAGCTTCAAGAACGATTGACAAAGGCAACCATACAAAGGCTAGACAGAATCAATGAGAACCACAGTTATTATTCTCAGCAGAACAAAATGGACATTGCATTGGAAAATGAACAAAACTCCAAGCTTCATTCACTGTTAGAGTGCAGTAAATCCAAAAAACATCTCTTCGAAGACAAACAACTGGAAGAAGAGTTTGAGGATGTGTGGAATAATGCAATGTCCACCTTTGACTTCAGGCTTTCAGAAAAAGAAGATATTACTAAAAGAGTGATGATTATTCTGAAAGAGAATCTCATCCGCCATGGTCTCCAAAAGCACTTGAATAAGATCGTAGGCATTGGTCAAAATCAGACGACTTGTTTTAGAGTTGATGGTCAGTACTTTGGATACCGCAACAGAATTAAACACATGTTTGAAGACAAAAACCATCCACACAGAGTCAAAGCCCAGGAGCTTGCACTTAACATCATCGAGCAATACAAACAGTTTGTTGCGGAAAAAGCCCGTTTACTGCAACATTTCTCTGACAGTGCCATCACTGAGCTGTTAGAAATTATTGATAAAGCTTTGACAGAAACACCACTGGAAACCAGAACAGTTTTTGAGGTGGATCTGAAAGTCTTCCTGTGCAACGCTGCTTGCAATGACTTCCAAAAACTACATGACCGCTATGACAAGGACGCAGAACTTTTGATGAGCATTAACGCAAAAAAAAGCAAGCTGATGGCTGAATTCATCTATCAGTTCCGAAAGAGAGATCATAGTCGGAGGTTGGCTCATCGATTCTTGACAGAAGTCATCATGCCTACTGTGATGGACTACATCTATAAACCTTTAGGGATGCAAATTGTGGAGGAAATTCAAAGTACTTCTCCAGAGTATCTATCCCCGCAGGCTTTCCACAAGTGTTTACTGGAAGAGCTCATCAAGGAAGACAAGTTTGAAAACTTTATGGACTACTTGTTCTCCTATGACACCATCAGGCAGAGAAGGATCCAGGAGAAAGTGGCAGCTCACTTGTTGGAGTCAAACATGAACACGAGGAGGCTTGAACGACTTGGAGAAATCATCGGAAAGATGGCAGCAGCCATCAGCCAGATGGCCGAAGGCACCATCGGAGTGCTCAGCGACACCAAACCACTGCTGGAAAGAGTCTGCCTTATCCTGGAGGCAGATGGAGATGTATGTGTCCCCTGGGAGTTCCTGAATGGACCGCTCTACAGCATCACCACTGAATGGGATCCCTTCATCACATGTTTAATGGAGTTACTGGCAGGACTGCGCTTGGAGCTGGCCCAGGACTTCTCCCAAAATGTGGAGAGCAAACAGTTACTTCAGTGCCTTCCCATCCAACCAAGTGACTTGCTTTTCAGCAAGGTGAAAGGCTGTGATGCCCGGTGTCCTATGTGCAAAACGCCATGTGAACTGAAAAAAAGCGGACATCATGTTCACGAGTCATCGATTCACAGGCCCAAATACCTGTGTCCTTCCACTTATCTGTTTCAAAGCAGTTCTCTTGAAAGTACAACTCCAGCTGACAAGGACCCACAAGATGTTGCAGTGGCATGCTGCATGCTCAATGCCCTCCATCCGGAGTGGAACCTTTCATCTGAGAAGACACCAAGTCCATACTGGAG gTATGTGTTAGTAAGAGTTAACGAAAAGTTTGCAAAGGAATACAAGCAGCAGCCAGCACGGATTCCAGAAGAGTGGAAGATGATCACACAGAAGGAGGCCTTAGACAGTCTAAGAGATGACGTCCTTCTCGATGAACAGCCCTAG